A window from Populus trichocarpa isolate Nisqually-1 chromosome 3, P.trichocarpa_v4.1, whole genome shotgun sequence encodes these proteins:
- the LOC7496511 gene encoding 60S ribosomal protein L21-1, producing the protein MPAGHGLRSRTRDLFARPFRKKGYIPLTTYLRTYKVGDYVDIKVNGAVHKGMPHKFYHGRTGRVWNVTKRAIGVVINKQVGNRIIGKRIHVRVEHVQPSRCREEFKLRKKKNDELKAEAKARGEKISTKRQPQGPKPGFMVEGATLETFTPIPYDVVNDLKGGY; encoded by the exons ATGCCAGCTGGACATGGTTTGCGATCAAGGACCAGAGATCTCTTCGCTCGTCCCTTCAGGAAGAAGGGTTACATCCCTCTCACCACATACCTCAGAACGTACAAGGTAGGCGACTATGTCGACATTAAGGTAAATGGCGCTGTCCACAAAGGCATGCCCCACAAGTTCTACCATGGCCGCACCGGTCGCGTCTGGAATGTAACCAAGCGCGCTATTGGTGTCGTCATCAACAAGCAG GTTGGGAATAGGATTATTGGGAAGAGAATTCATGTTAGGGTGGAGCATGTGCAGCCGTCGAGGTGCAGGGAGGAGTTCAagttgaggaagaagaagaatgatgaGTTGAAGGCGGAGGCCAAAGCTCGTGGTGAAAAGATTAGTACTAAGAGACAGCCTCAAGGACCGAAGCCCGGATTTATGGTGGAGGGTGCTACTCTTGAGACTTTCACTCCCATTCCTTATGATGTGGTCAATGATCTCAAGGGTGGTTATTGA